The Apium graveolens cultivar Ventura chromosome 6, ASM990537v1, whole genome shotgun sequence genome contains a region encoding:
- the LOC141666009 gene encoding uncharacterized protein LOC141666009, which produces MALESKHVDIDVRCPWCHSEIEIDVHVMFLCNFAKTVWLTSGVSHLVECTTSDLPFQILTRVFENGTRDQWVEISMICWSLWNRRNRWVWHRVNGSVFGVRHSAINLLAEWKEAQVKDEYRRLRGELGRRVWCPPKEGWMKINIDAALLLDGSNGVGAVIRDSQAKFVGARGRKIAGAWKPREAETMALKEALSWVMAEGYNPCVFETDSYELATACNGRPGEAYFETIVMDCIHILKHVCPVLVDFAYRSANSAAHVLARAVYSMSDIGEWGVTPPDFLTHALDLDLN; this is translated from the coding sequence ATGGCACTGGAATCAAAACATGTTGACATAGATGTCCGATGTCCATGGTGTCACTCTGAGATTGAAATAGATGTGCATGTTATGTTTTTGTGCAATTTTGCGAAGACAGTCTGGTTAACCTCTGGTGTAAGCCACTTGGTGGAGTGTACAACATCTGACTTACCTTTTCAAATATTAACAAGAGTATTTGAGAATGGTACGAGAGATCAGTGGGTTGAAATTTCTATGATTTGTTGGAGCTTGTGGAATAGGAGGAATAGATGGGTCTGGCACCGTGTTAATGGATCAGTATTTGGTGTTCGTCATAGTGCAATCAATCTTCTCGCTGAGTGGAAGGAAGCCCAGGTGAAAGATGAGTATCGAAGGCTTAGAGGAGAGTTGGGTCGTAGGGTCTGGTGTCCACCGAAGGAGGGATGGATGAAGATAAACATCGATGCTGCATTGTTACTCGATGGCAGTAATGGTGTTGGTGCAGTTATTAGAGATAGTCAGGCTAAATTTGTAGGAGCCAGAGGTCGAAAAATAGCAGGAGCTTGGAAACCAAGGGAGGCCGAAACTATGGCTTTGAAGGAAGCCTTGTCTTGGGTTATGGCGGAAGGATATAATCCTTGTGTGTTTGAGACAGATTCGTATGAATTAGCTACTGCTTGCAATGGTAGACCGGGAGAGGCTTACTTCGAAACTATTGTAATGGATTGTATCCATATCTTAAAGCACGTTTGTCCTGTGCTAGTTGATTTTGCTTATCGTTCTGCGAATAGTGCAGCCCATGTTCTTGCACGAGCTGTCTATTCTATGTCAGATATAGGGGAGTGGGGTGTCACTCCACCTGATTTTCTTACTCATGCACTTGATTTGGATTTGAATTAA
- the LOC141666010 gene encoding uncharacterized protein LOC141666010 — protein sequence MHDQVGRWRYTGYYGFPERSKRSEAWRMLKQLAIDFVLPWCIIRDFNDMMTEDEKKGGRCHPRALLNGFSETTMECGLLDLGFTGDKFTWERCRGTERWISERLDRGLATSEWRSLFPEAEIKVHALSTSDHLPLCLQLDKFMPLRVKDFDLRICG from the coding sequence ATGCATGATCAAGTTGGAAGGTGGCGTTACACGGGTTACTATGGATTTCCGGAGAGAAGTAAACGAAGTGAAGCTTGGAGAATGTTAAAGCAATTGGCTATAGACTTTGTATTACCTTGGTGCATTATAAGAGACTTCAATGATATGATGACAGAAGATGAAAAGAAGGGAGGTCGTTGTCATCCTCGTGCATTATTGAATGGCTTTTCAGAAACAACAATGGAGTGTGGCTTACTTGATTTGGGTTTTACTGGAGATAAGTTTACTTGGGAACGGTGTAGAGGCACTGAACGATGgatttctgaaagattggataGAGGTCTGGCAACATCAGAATGGAGGAGTCTATTCCCAGAAGCAGAGATTAAAGTTCATGCACTGTCCACTTCGGACCACTTGCCTCTATGTTTACAGTTAGACAAATTTATGCCCCTAAGAGTAAAGGATTTCGATTTGAGAATATGTGGGTAA